One genomic segment of Lytechinus pictus isolate F3 Inbred chromosome 18, Lp3.0, whole genome shotgun sequence includes these proteins:
- the LOC129282178 gene encoding uncharacterized protein LOC129282178, which translates to MPKPKRDMIRFVVHQRDNDPTEIVAHLVKDGEDCDKVCEQMKENGYSMCESNRSAPVRAMTGEAFYIRLVGDIKVNTFTDNSYRKDRFLVRYIRNRPNRKDFFITGVYRGRYQPEYAGKVLLHRVTLNAGTTNKGSGRQFIMNNLESVLGNIASSSKLVLFKDRDVPAPPDVQETYDDDSLTKDVVLRTISKNIPKDFVTPLCMHLFGLSEVEVLNLGMLPHHRDFDEQRYGVLDKWKGEQGDNATFRKLIEAFQAVKMKSAAATLNRNLLTEGRLRRVAKHLPGDCQPLADAMKVNLDEVKEKFYTEMAEFKFQIIWRWREDTHKKLRGRANHSLLLRALRYISLPQVAEEVTDMTSVDVRDIVMLRTVTKDMSREKICALVDRFGLTDDEKREITREYGLDFNKRLYLLNALVKWKEKGGDEDSRASYENLMAHMEDLGFEQNPAILDEVLIDDKRLRHIATLIPTDSMQALADELHVDTAPMKIPAGKESALLGYRLLSRWKETRGKYASHTELISALDKAELGSAVDVIDRLGSVDISKGAMSEFCLRYVGSWVHVSRAHEWPSIVQNIPSQLIDGLDDRTVAQIKREYRDPQEQLSRALVLCRDRRVISSKGALCNRLIACGFESAALTLLDVSRSQYYCTTLRLDEGPYGGIEGVGSEYPEEEEEGHEVEEEAE; encoded by the exons ATGCCGAAGCCCAAGCGTGATATGATTCGGTTCGTCGTGCACCAGCGCGACAACGACCCCACCGAGATCGTCGCCCATCTCGTTAAGGACGGCGAGGACTGCGATAAGGTGTGCGAACAGATGAAAGAGAATGGGTACTCGATGTGCGAGTCGAATAGGAGCGCTCCCGTACGTGCGATGACGGGGGAAGCCTTCTACATACGACTTGTTG GTGACATCAAGGTCAACACTTTCACTGACAACAGCTACCGGAAAGATCGTTTCCTCGTGCGGTATATACGCAACCGTCCCAACCGCAAGGATTTCTTCATTACCGGAGTTTACCGCGGTAGATATCAACCGGAGTATGCCGGTAAGGTCCTGCTTCACCGCGTTACGCTTAACGCAGGAACGACCAATAAGGGAAGCGGTCGCCAGTTCATCATGAATAACCTCGAGAGCGTCCTTGGTAACATAGCATCGTCAAGCAAATTGGTTCTTTTTAAG GACAGAGATGTACCAGCGCCCCCTGACGTCCAAGAAACTTATGATGACGATAGTCTGACGAAAG ATGTCGTTCTGCGCACCATCTCTAAGAACATCCCTAAGGATTTCGTCACGCCCCTCTGCATGCATCTCTTCGGTCTAAGCGAAGTCGAGGTCCTCAACCTCGGCATGCTCCCTCATCATCGCGACTTCGACGAACAACGGTACGGTGTCCTCGATAAGTGGAAGGGGGAGCAGGGGGACAATGCTACGTTTCGGAAGCTTATTGAAGCCTTCCAGGCCGTCAAGATGAAATCAGCAGCAGCTACTCTCAATAGAAACCTACTAACGGAAGGAC GTCTTCGAAGAGTAGCCAAACATCTGCCTGGAGACTGCCAACCCCTTGCTGATGCTATGAAAGTCAACTTAGATGAGGTCAAGGAAAAATTCTATACCGAAATGGCCGAGTTTAAATTCCAG ATCATATGGCGATGGCGAGAAGACACACATAAGAAGCTTCGAGGTCGAGCTAACCATTCCTTACTGTTGAGGGCACTGCGGTACATCAGCCTTCCACAGGTTGCCGAGGAGGTCACTGATATGACGTCAGTCGACGTGAGAGATA TCGTCATGCTACGAACAGTCACCAAAGACATGAGCAGAGAGAAAATCTGCGCTCTCGTCGACCGTTTCGGTCTCACTGACGACGAAAAACGGGAGATCACGCGGGAGTACGGCCTCGATTTCAACAAGCGTCTCTACCTGCTCAATGCCCTTGTCAAGTGGAAGGAGAAGGGTGGCGATGAGGACTCGAGGGCCTCCTATGAGAATCTGATGGCCCACATGGAAGATCTAGGTTTTGAACAGAACCCAGCCATCCTTGATGAGGTCTTAATTGATGATAAAC GTCTACGGCACATAGCAACACTCATCCCTACCGATAGCATGCAAGCGTTGGCTGACGAACTGCATGTCGATACGGCCCCAATGAAGATTCCCGCGGGAAAGGAATCTGCACTTCTGGGTTATCGTCTGCTCTCGCGCTGGAAAGAAACCCGCGGGAAGTACGCGTCACACACAGAGCTCATCAGCGCACTCGACAAGGCGGAGCTTGGATCCGCTGTCGACGTCATCGATCGCTTGGGATCTGTAGATATTTCAAAAG GAGCAATGAGTGAATTCTGTCTACGGTATGTCGGCTCGTGGGTTCACGTCAGTCGAGCTCACGAGTGGCCTTCGATCGTCCAGAACATCCCATCCCAGCTAATCGACGGTCTCGATGACCGGACCGTCGCCCAGATCAAACGCGAATATCGCGACCCGCAGGAGCAGCTCTCCCGAGCCCTTGTCCTTTGCCGCGATCGACGGGTAATTTCATCGAAGGGCGCGCTCTGCAATCGCCTCATCGCATGCGGGTTCGAAAGCGCCGCGCTGACTCTTCTCGATGTGTCGAGGTCGCAGTATTACTGTACGACCCTAAGATTGGACGAAGGGCCCTACGGGGGTATAGAAGGGGTGGGGTCCGAATATccagaagaagaggaagagggacATGAGGTTGAGGAAGAAGCAGAATGA